The DNA sequence GTGCTATCCGTCTTGATTGTCTTTATTACCTTCAGTAATTCTTTCTCTGGCAGAAAAATATCAATATAGTTATTATAGGATTTACTCATTTTCTGTCCATCAACACCTGGAATTACCATTACATCCTCGCTAATCTTTGCCTCAGGTACAACAAAAACCTCACCATGCTGATAATTAAATGTATTAGCGATATTCCGGGTGATTTCAAGATGCTGTTGCTGGTCTTTTCCAACAGGAACATAATTGGCATCATATAATAGTATATCAGCTGCCTGTAAGATGGGATAAGTAAACAATCCGACATTGGCACTGGTTTCGGCTCTACCTGACTTTTCTTCAAATGCGCCTGTATACATCCAGTTCATAGGTGTATAACAATTCAGAAACCATGCTAACTCGGTATGAGCAGGTACTCTTGACTGTCTCCACAAAACATTTTTCTCGGTATCAAATCCACATGCAAGCCATGCGGCAGCAATGGCATATGTATATTCTTTTCGTTTTTCTCCGTCTTTTAGCGAAGTCAGCGAATGCAAATCAGCAATAAAGAAAAATGATTCGTTCTCCGGTTGGCTGGAAAGCTTGATTGCAGGTGCAATCGCTCCCAGAATGTTTCCCAGATGGGGACGACCAGAAGATTGAATGCCTGTAAGAATGCGAGACATAAAATAGAAAGATATATAATTACTAGGAAGCAAAATGCGGCACAAAAATGATACTATTTTCTCGTTATCCCAACGACTCAGACATTTTGCGTTAGATTCTTTGTTTGAAATCTTTTT is a window from the Xanthocytophaga agilis genome containing:
- the trpS gene encoding tryptophan--tRNA ligase, encoding MSRILTGIQSSGRPHLGNILGAIAPAIKLSSQPENESFFFIADLHSLTSLKDGEKRKEYTYAIAAAWLACGFDTEKNVLWRQSRVPAHTELAWFLNCYTPMNWMYTGAFEEKSGRAETSANVGLFTYPILQAADILLYDANYVPVGKDQQQHLEITRNIANTFNYQHGEVFVVPEAKISEDVMVIPGVDGQKMSKSYNNYIDIFLPEKELLKVIKTIKTDSTPLEEPKNPDTDIVFKLYSLIASSEQTEALRQKYLAGNFGYGHAKQELHAVMLSVFEEPRRKFAYYMENLLELEKELQKGEEKAKEIAVHTLDKVRKVLGYI